In one window of Chryseobacterium sp. JV274 DNA:
- a CDS encoding transposase, producing the protein MNIKNIHIGSLIRTKVEEHQISIERISRFLNEPEDHVEMMYQAKSIDTDMLMKWCKLLKFDFFRFYTGHLILYSPQSRIDHVFKEKGSTIVFRKSIYTQEVKNFILEKIEMGAMTAHDVVERYKIPKTTLYKWMKKL; encoded by the coding sequence ATGAATATTAAGAACATTCATATTGGGAGCCTGATCCGAACCAAAGTAGAAGAGCATCAGATTTCAATAGAAAGAATCTCCAGATTTTTGAACGAACCGGAAGATCATGTAGAAATGATGTATCAGGCAAAAAGTATTGATACGGATATGCTGATGAAATGGTGTAAGCTTTTAAAATTTGATTTCTTTAGATTTTATACCGGCCATCTGATTTTGTATTCTCCGCAGTCAAGAATTGATCATGTATTCAAAGAAAAGGGGAGTACCATAGTTTTCAGGAAAAGTATTTATACCCAGGAGGTAAAGAATTTTATACTTGAAAAAATAGAAATGGGAGCAATGACCGCCCATGATGTTGTTGAAAGATATAAGATTCCTAAAACAACCCTGTACAAATGGATGAAAAAACTATAA
- the rho gene encoding transcription termination factor Rho, translated as MFNIETLRSKSVTELTKILKDLGVKVARTSNENDKIFAILDFQASNPKVAKDYFNATETTSVTTEEAPADKPVKAPARKAVPKKPAAKPKTNTNTNTKAPAEEPKAEEKVEEKVPASEEVKPEEPTAEVAAITEESAASAQAKKKRKRVSTNAGNAEVSQEKTEAPKNTESQEPAQAEEKPNNPQQQANRPQKGHNHPQNSGNQHKNQNQNQQHQQHQNQNQNQNRHSEKAEEQHDHKKEFNFDGLVSIEGVLEILPDNYGFLRSSDFSYISSPDDVYVSTAQIRNYGLKTGDTVKGIVRLPKEGEKYFSLLKPTEVNGRDLAFIKDRVAFEYLTPLFPEEKFNLAGSGSTISTRIVDLFAPIGKGQRAMIVAQPKTGKTMLLKDIANSIAANHPEVYMMVLLIDERPEEVTDMERSVNAEVIASTFDEAAEKHVKVANLVLAKAQRMVECGHDVVILLDSITRLARAYNTVTPASGKVLSGGVDANALHKPKRFFGAARKIEGGGSLTIIATALIDTGSKMDEVIFEEFKGTGNMELQLDRKIANRRIYPAIDLISSSTRRDDLLLDEVTSQRMWIFRKYLSEMNPVEAMEFVNKNIKGTLNNEEFLMSMNK; from the coding sequence ATGTTTAACATAGAAACGTTAAGGTCAAAATCCGTAACGGAACTGACTAAAATCTTAAAAGATTTGGGCGTTAAAGTTGCAAGAACCAGCAATGAAAATGACAAGATCTTTGCTATTCTTGACTTTCAGGCTTCTAACCCTAAAGTTGCAAAAGATTATTTCAACGCCACAGAAACCACCAGTGTAACTACTGAAGAGGCCCCAGCAGATAAACCTGTTAAAGCCCCGGCAAGAAAAGCTGTTCCGAAGAAACCAGCAGCCAAGCCAAAAACAAATACAAACACAAATACAAAAGCTCCGGCAGAAGAACCTAAAGCAGAAGAAAAAGTAGAAGAAAAGGTACCCGCTTCTGAAGAAGTAAAACCGGAAGAACCCACAGCTGAAGTAGCTGCAATAACAGAGGAATCTGCAGCAAGCGCCCAGGCTAAAAAGAAAAGAAAAAGAGTTTCTACCAATGCAGGTAATGCAGAAGTATCTCAGGAAAAAACAGAAGCTCCAAAAAACACAGAATCTCAAGAGCCAGCTCAGGCTGAAGAAAAGCCTAACAATCCTCAACAACAGGCTAACAGACCTCAAAAAGGACACAACCATCCACAGAATAGTGGAAACCAACATAAAAATCAAAACCAGAACCAACAACACCAGCAGCATCAAAACCAAAATCAGAATCAAAACAGACATTCTGAAAAGGCAGAGGAGCAGCACGACCATAAAAAAGAATTCAATTTCGATGGATTGGTAAGCATTGAAGGTGTTTTGGAAATTTTACCGGATAACTACGGATTTTTACGTTCATCAGACTTCAGCTATATCTCTTCTCCAGATGATGTGTATGTATCTACAGCACAGATCAGAAATTATGGTTTAAAAACCGGAGATACCGTTAAAGGAATTGTAAGACTTCCAAAAGAAGGTGAAAAATATTTTTCATTATTAAAACCTACAGAAGTTAACGGACGTGACCTTGCATTCATCAAGGACCGTGTTGCTTTTGAATATCTTACTCCGCTTTTCCCGGAAGAAAAATTCAATTTAGCAGGAAGCGGATCTACCATTTCTACCAGAATTGTAGATTTATTTGCACCTATTGGAAAAGGTCAGAGAGCAATGATCGTTGCACAGCCTAAAACAGGTAAGACGATGTTGCTTAAAGATATTGCTAATTCTATTGCAGCCAACCACCCGGAAGTATACATGATGGTTCTTTTGATTGATGAGCGTCCGGAAGAGGTTACTGATATGGAAAGAAGTGTAAATGCAGAAGTTATTGCCTCTACATTTGACGAAGCAGCTGAAAAACATGTGAAAGTAGCTAACCTTGTTCTTGCGAAAGCACAGAGAATGGTTGAGTGTGGACACGATGTAGTAATCTTACTGGATTCTATTACAAGATTGGCAAGAGCATACAACACAGTTACTCCTGCATCAGGTAAGGTTCTTTCCGGTGGGGTAGACGCCAATGCACTTCACAAGCCGAAAAGATTCTTTGGAGCAGCAAGAAAAATCGAAGGAGGAGGATCTCTGACGATCATTGCAACCGCATTGATTGATACAGGATCTAAAATGGATGAAGTAATCTTTGAAGAATTCAAAGGTACTGGTAACATGGAGCTTCAGCTAGACAGAAAAATTGCTAACAGAAGAATTTATCCTGCTATTGACTTAATTTCTTCCAGTACCCGTAGAGATGATCTTCTTCTTGATGAAGTGACTTCTCAGAGAATGTGGATCTTCAGAAAATATCTTTCTGAAATGAATCCTGTAGAAGCTATGGAATTTGTAAATAAGAACATCAAAGGAACTCTCAACAATGAAGAATTCCTGATGTCTATGAATAAATAA
- a CDS encoding M28 family peptidase yields the protein MKKLTYLTLSLFSIFTFSQEISKERVKTILSTLASDEMKGREIGTQENENAANYIAKLFKENNLEYCTGKSYLVPFDYNGKTAYNVCGVKKGKTDQYLGFSGHFDHIGTSDKSGDNIYNGADDDASGITTLVGIADYFKNKKPEFSMVFMAFNGEEKGMLGSRAISTDTNLDHIYNKLTALFNFEMVATESQWGKNALYMTGDGFSDLDELFNKNAVNGLKLNADPYAKQQLFYRSDNVSFVKKKIIAHSFSTVDMTKASHYHHENDDINIVDFDNMTQIINNFGKTLDKLNPKNFAPKYNDQVNF from the coding sequence ATGAAAAAGCTAACGTATCTTACTTTATCACTATTCTCCATATTCACTTTTTCCCAGGAGATTTCTAAAGAAAGGGTAAAAACAATCCTTTCCACTCTCGCTTCAGATGAAATGAAAGGCCGTGAAATCGGAACTCAGGAAAATGAAAATGCAGCCAACTACATTGCTAAACTCTTCAAAGAAAATAATCTGGAATACTGTACCGGAAAATCTTACCTGGTACCATTTGATTATAATGGGAAAACAGCATACAATGTCTGTGGTGTCAAAAAAGGAAAAACAGATCAGTATCTTGGATTCTCAGGCCATTTTGATCATATTGGAACCAGTGATAAAAGTGGTGACAACATTTATAACGGAGCCGATGATGATGCCAGCGGAATCACGACTCTGGTAGGTATTGCCGATTATTTTAAAAACAAAAAGCCTGAATTCTCTATGGTTTTCATGGCATTTAATGGAGAGGAGAAAGGAATGCTTGGTTCAAGAGCTATCTCAACTGACACCAATCTGGATCATATTTATAATAAGCTGACAGCACTTTTCAATTTTGAAATGGTAGCCACAGAATCTCAGTGGGGAAAAAATGCATTATATATGACAGGAGACGGATTCTCTGACCTTGATGAACTGTTCAATAAAAATGCAGTAAACGGATTAAAACTCAATGCAGATCCATATGCAAAACAACAGCTGTTCTACCGTTCAGACAATGTAAGCTTTGTAAAAAAGAAAATCATTGCCCATTCATTCTCTACAGTAGATATGACGAAAGCATCTCATTACCACCATGAAAATGATGACATCAACATCGTAGATTTTGATAATATGACGCAGATCATTAATAACTTTGGAAAAACTCTGGATAAATTGAATCCTAAAAATTTTGCTCCAAAGTATAATGACCAGGTGAATTTTTAA
- a CDS encoding helix-turn-helix transcriptional regulator → MIYKFFFKMINDEAEKINDDFDSNYLNLINRYLLLLFFIFLFYSIFIITFFGDMLISIFLTVITFFWLFLMAIKGKTRRFRSVLKTSIIFTFVLLTFIVSFFNVYTFKNAGVEYFYFCLLFAVPFFLNYKKDALSIFFITFMICINFIVCLYFDFDFLPKSRFIETEDFKTIKLLNILFSIASFLMDIVFITQKDALINGLITDKKEKDSTIKDLVKTNAELMKHQMLINHLSEENILEILNLAENNSPMFFEKFQVFFPHFIPDILKINPNLIHSELYFCALMKLDFDTKKIAQCTNNSIRAVESKKYRIRKKLNISSEINVNSFLIKI, encoded by the coding sequence ATGATTTATAAGTTTTTCTTTAAGATGATCAACGATGAAGCTGAGAAAATAAATGATGATTTTGATAGCAATTATCTAAATCTTATCAACCGATATCTGCTTTTATTGTTCTTCATATTTCTGTTTTACTCCATTTTTATTATTACTTTTTTCGGGGATATGTTGATTTCAATATTTCTTACCGTTATTACCTTTTTCTGGCTGTTTTTAATGGCAATAAAAGGGAAAACGAGGCGATTCAGGAGCGTACTGAAAACTTCCATCATTTTTACATTTGTCTTACTAACTTTTATAGTGAGTTTTTTTAATGTGTATACTTTCAAAAATGCTGGAGTTGAGTATTTCTATTTTTGTCTTTTGTTTGCCGTTCCCTTCTTTTTGAATTATAAAAAAGATGCTTTATCTATCTTTTTTATTACGTTTATGATCTGTATCAACTTTATTGTATGCCTTTACTTTGATTTTGATTTCCTGCCAAAAAGCCGATTTATAGAAACCGAAGATTTTAAAACAATAAAGCTGCTTAATATTTTATTTTCTATTGCCTCTTTTCTGATGGATATTGTTTTTATTACCCAGAAAGATGCGCTGATTAATGGTTTGATTACCGATAAAAAAGAGAAAGATTCCACAATCAAGGATCTGGTAAAAACAAATGCAGAACTGATGAAGCATCAGATGTTGATCAATCATCTTTCGGAAGAAAATATCCTGGAGATTTTAAATTTGGCAGAAAATAATTCACCCATGTTTTTTGAGAAATTCCAAGTGTTTTTCCCTCATTTTATTCCTGATATTTTAAAAATAAATCCTAATCTGATTCATTCTGAACTCTATTTCTGTGCTTTGATGAAGCTTGATTTTGATACCAAGAAGATTGCACAGTGTACCAACAACAGTATTCGTGCTGTAGAAAGTAAAAAATACAGGATCCGGAAGAAACTGAATATCTCCTCTGAGATCAATGTCAATAGCTTTTTGATTAAAATATAA
- a CDS encoding transposase, producing MIPDYKQIYTDILKEKFPEKLIDITIQNKLERLHSAIDILKFNQLIFGEPEYAVEFNNQRLRSYDEESILEILRYQEKNGLSNFQLGCHFKISRNTIAKWKMVFKI from the coding sequence ATGATACCTGATTACAAGCAGATCTATACTGATATTCTCAAGGAAAAGTTTCCAGAAAAATTAATAGATATAACCATTCAAAATAAGCTGGAAAGATTACATTCAGCGATTGATATTCTAAAGTTTAATCAATTGATTTTTGGTGAACCGGAATATGCAGTTGAGTTCAATAATCAAAGACTTCGTTCTTATGATGAAGAATCTATTTTGGAAATTCTCAGATATCAGGAAAAAAACGGATTGAGCAATTTTCAGCTTGGCTGTCATTTTAAAATAAGCAGAAATACAATTGCCAAATGGAAAATGGTTTTTAAAATATAA
- a CDS encoding phosphatidate cytidylyltransferase: protein MDKNLIQRTVSGIVYVAVIILCSTPLGAQLLNSIAPGLIKQQYLFYGLMSLLLMVGTWECVKIMKFGNGYEKWVVYPLVIFIFYIFSKRYFNHDFFFDFRLSEILALALIGIAVVTLFKFPSELYFDSGKLIFTVIYVALPFSFALGLPKFSSYSDAFSLEILFLFVLIWSSDTFAYLVGKFFGKHKMAPKISPKKTWEGYAGGVVLTLVLSYFIEHYQPELRGNWMIVGFLVAAFAPLGDLVESQLKRNFGVKDSGNIIPGHGGVLDRLDSFIICVPVVYLYFILEKFI, encoded by the coding sequence TTGGACAAAAATCTCATTCAAAGAACCGTATCAGGTATAGTCTATGTAGCCGTTATTATACTTTGTTCGACTCCGCTGGGAGCGCAATTGCTGAACAGCATTGCTCCTGGTCTTATCAAACAACAGTATCTTTTTTATGGCTTAATGAGTCTGCTGCTGATGGTGGGGACGTGGGAATGTGTTAAAATCATGAAATTTGGAAACGGATATGAAAAATGGGTGGTATATCCATTAGTCATTTTTATATTCTATATTTTTTCCAAAAGATATTTCAACCACGATTTCTTTTTTGATTTCAGGCTCAGTGAAATACTGGCACTGGCGCTTATTGGGATTGCTGTGGTTACTTTATTCAAATTTCCCAGCGAATTATACTTCGACAGTGGGAAACTTATTTTTACCGTTATCTACGTAGCGCTCCCATTCAGTTTTGCATTGGGACTGCCAAAGTTCTCCAGCTATAGTGATGCTTTCTCTTTGGAAATCCTGTTCTTATTTGTTCTCATCTGGAGTAGTGACACCTTTGCCTATCTGGTAGGGAAGTTCTTCGGTAAACATAAAATGGCACCTAAAATTTCCCCTAAGAAAACATGGGAGGGATATGCAGGTGGCGTAGTGTTAACATTGGTTTTATCTTACTTTATTGAACATTATCAGCCTGAACTGAGAGGCAACTGGATGATCGTAGGATTTTTGGTTGCCGCCTTTGCTCCGCTAGGGGATCTGGTAGAAAGCCAATTGAAAAGAAATTTCGGTGTGAAAGACAGTGGAAACATCATTCCAGGACATGGAGGAGTTTTAGATAGATTAGATAGTTTTATTATCTGCGTTCCTGTCGTATATTTGTACTTTATTTTAGAAAAATTTATTTAG
- a CDS encoding phosphatidylserine decarboxylase family protein, giving the protein MKLHRESKGTITVATILFIILGVLAIYFLKIWSLLIIMPLLVIYSLVFWFFRVPDRNILDHKENVIAPVDGKVVMIKEVDEDEFIKGKAIQVSIFMSPLNVHICRYPVSGEVIYKKYHPGKYLVAWHEKSSTENERTTMAVQTMTNHKVVFRQIAGYVARRIVFYCNEGDKAKAGHEFGFIKFGSRMDVFLPLDTEIICKIGDITKGGLDVIAKLKEN; this is encoded by the coding sequence ATGAAATTACATAGAGAATCAAAAGGAACAATTACCGTTGCGACCATACTTTTTATCATTTTGGGCGTATTAGCAATTTATTTCCTTAAAATATGGTCCCTGCTGATCATTATGCCTTTGTTGGTTATTTACAGTTTAGTTTTCTGGTTCTTCAGAGTTCCGGATCGTAATATCCTTGATCACAAAGAAAACGTGATAGCTCCGGTGGACGGAAAAGTGGTAATGATCAAAGAAGTGGATGAGGATGAATTTATAAAAGGAAAAGCCATTCAGGTTTCTATTTTTATGTCCCCGCTGAATGTTCACATCTGTAGATATCCGGTTTCGGGTGAAGTGATTTACAAAAAGTACCACCCGGGAAAATATCTGGTAGCATGGCATGAAAAGTCTTCTACAGAGAACGAAAGAACTACTATGGCCGTACAAACTATGACCAATCATAAAGTTGTCTTCAGACAAATTGCCGGGTATGTAGCTAGAAGGATTGTTTTCTACTGTAATGAAGGCGATAAAGCAAAAGCCGGGCATGAGTTCGGATTTATTAAATTCGGATCCAGAATGGATGTATTCCTGCCTTTGGATACTGAGATTATCTGTAAGATCGGAGATATTACAAAAGGAGGTTTGGATGTGATTGCCAAGCTGAAAGAAAATTAA
- a CDS encoding superoxide dismutase — MSFELPKLGYAYDALEPTIDARTMEIHHTKHHQAYIDNLNKAIEGTELAGKTIEEICQTGTDKPAVRNNGGGHFNHSLFWEILTPGGSKEPVGNVKAAIENYGGLEKFKTDFSDAAKTRFGSGWAWLVKNADGSVSVSSTPNQDNPLMPVADVKGTPVLGLDVWEHAYYLNYQNRRPDYVSAFFEVVNWDKVEELFNK; from the coding sequence ATGTCATTTGAATTACCAAAACTAGGATATGCATATGATGCATTAGAGCCAACTATTGATGCAAGAACTATGGAAATCCACCATACAAAACACCACCAGGCATATATTGACAATTTAAATAAAGCAATTGAAGGAACTGAACTAGCAGGAAAAACTATTGAAGAAATCTGCCAGACAGGAACTGACAAACCAGCAGTAAGAAATAATGGAGGAGGACACTTCAACCACTCTTTATTCTGGGAAATTTTAACGCCAGGAGGAAGCAAAGAGCCTGTAGGAAATGTAAAAGCTGCTATCGAAAACTACGGAGGTCTTGAAAAATTCAAAACTGATTTTTCTGATGCTGCTAAAACAAGATTTGGTTCGGGATGGGCTTGGTTAGTAAAAAATGCTGACGGTTCTGTATCTGTTTCTTCTACACCAAACCAGGACAACCCATTAATGCCTGTAGCAGACGTTAAAGGAACTCCGGTTTTAGGATTAGATGTTTGGGAGCACGCTTATTATTTAAACTACCAAAACAGAAGACCTGACTATGTTTCTGCATTCTTTGAAGTAGTAAACTGGGATAAAGTAGAAGAATTATTCAATAAATAA
- a CDS encoding DUF4293 domain-containing protein produces the protein MLQRIQTIWTLLAVLAAVFLFITGQDVVISDSIPLLNMGSIVLVIIGALSIFSFKNRKRQILLNTISIIINVLLIGVLAYWLLNLSGGIHFPEKGIEPIFPLIAVICLLIANIYIRKDERLVKSVDRLR, from the coding sequence ATGCTACAGAGAATACAAACTATATGGACGTTATTGGCAGTTTTAGCTGCTGTTTTCCTTTTTATAACAGGACAGGATGTTGTCATTTCCGACAGTATTCCTTTACTTAATATGGGCAGTATCGTGCTTGTAATCATTGGAGCATTAAGTATTTTTAGTTTCAAAAACAGAAAAAGACAAATTTTGCTGAATACTATCAGCATCATTATAAACGTTTTGTTGATTGGTGTATTGGCGTACTGGTTACTAAACTTATCCGGAGGAATTCATTTTCCTGAGAAGGGTATTGAGCCGATTTTCCCATTGATTGCGGTAATTTGTCTGCTTATTGCAAACATTTACATCCGTAAAGATGAGAGGCTCGTAAAATCTGTAGACAGACTTCGATAG
- a CDS encoding DUF1801 domain-containing protein: MNPIQEYFYRIEEPERSTLLFLRDSILASDPENITETFSFGLPFIKYKKKMLCYFYYSKKYRKHYISFYHGDKLDYPELILDGRKKFKILLIDTEEDLPVEFILNLTEEIKKYIK; the protein is encoded by the coding sequence ATGAACCCTATACAAGAGTATTTCTACAGAATCGAAGAGCCTGAAAGAAGTACTCTTTTATTTTTACGTGATTCTATTTTAGCTTCAGATCCGGAAAATATTACAGAAACATTCAGTTTTGGGCTTCCGTTTATCAAATACAAAAAGAAAATGCTGTGTTATTTTTATTACAGCAAAAAATACAGGAAACATTATATCAGCTTTTACCACGGTGACAAATTGGATTATCCGGAGTTGATTCTGGATGGCAGAAAGAAGTTTAAAATCCTCTTAATTGACACTGAAGAAGATCTCCCGGTAGAATTCATATTAAACCTTACAGAAGAGATTAAAAAGTATATAAAATAA
- a CDS encoding DUF6146 family protein: MKNIILLVLIALIPYSCFSQETPKKDKEQHEMKPSKNEDGEWDLTVIDTQFDYFLNAVAKPISQYTESYLKTKNTFLVNEWNSYYNSGRYRNIIESGIDYDPQEKYGIKFEYKLYQVFVYVNWKYKLRLNGLSGSDAIR; this comes from the coding sequence ATGAAAAATATTATTTTATTGGTATTGATCGCATTGATACCTTACAGCTGTTTTTCTCAGGAAACACCAAAGAAAGATAAAGAACAACATGAAATGAAGCCTTCTAAAAACGAAGACGGAGAATGGGATCTCACGGTTATTGATACGCAATTTGATTATTTTTTGAACGCTGTTGCCAAGCCCATCAGCCAGTATACAGAATCATATCTGAAGACAAAAAATACATTTCTGGTGAACGAATGGAACAGTTATTATAATTCCGGGAGATACAGAAATATCATAGAATCCGGAATAGATTATGATCCGCAGGAAAAGTACGGGATCAAGTTTGAATATAAGTTATATCAGGTCTTTGTGTATGTAAACTGGAAGTATAAGCTAAGATTGAATGGATTGTCCGGAAGCGATGCCATAAGATAA
- a CDS encoding ABC transporter ATP-binding protein, translated as MNQYIKILKFARPHQKYIYGSLFFNLMYSVFQIASLGTILPVLGMLFGTIEAKKYTHPPVYSGEILDFFSYAKEYANYYVQSLVTEHGALNVLAWLCVITAFMFLLRNLFRYLGSFLLINYRVGVTQDLRGAMYRKILSLPVSFFTESRKGDLMSRMSNDVGEVEGNILGSLVELINAPFMLISTLVTLFFLSTEMTLFSLLVLPVMGTMIALIGKSLKKDSHEAQNEMGTIFSIVDETLKSTKVIKIFSAEKIMDNRFMQSMQKWINSSIRLGRKKELASPMSEFLGSVTFLIIAWYGGKQIIVEQSISPADFLVFLGIFFQILPPVKSLSQSISNVQKGEASLERVLAILDADVKIDEIENPVSISTLNHSIEFNNIGFFYDKDHTILKNFSLSIPKGKTVALVGQSGSGKTTIANLLARFYDVSEGEIMIDGTNIKHLKLDEYRKLLGMVTQESVLFNDSVYNNILMGKPDATREEVIAAAKIANADAFITTLPEGYDSNIGDDGGKLSGGQKQRVSIARAVLKNPPIMILDEATSALDTESERFVQDALEKMMENRTSLVIAHRLSTIQKADWIVVMEKGDIVEQGTHHDLIAKKGMYNKLVELQNFD; from the coding sequence ATGAACCAATATATTAAAATACTGAAGTTCGCAAGACCTCACCAAAAATACATCTACGGAAGCTTGTTTTTCAACCTTATGTATTCTGTTTTTCAGATTGCTTCCTTAGGAACTATTCTACCGGTTTTGGGAATGCTTTTCGGAACCATTGAGGCTAAAAAATACACCCACCCACCTGTTTATTCAGGAGAGATTTTAGATTTTTTCTCTTACGCAAAAGAGTATGCCAATTATTATGTTCAGAGTTTAGTAACTGAACACGGAGCACTTAATGTTTTGGCCTGGCTTTGTGTGATAACAGCTTTTATGTTTTTACTGAGAAACCTTTTCAGATATTTAGGTTCGTTTTTACTGATCAATTATCGTGTAGGCGTTACTCAGGACCTTCGTGGAGCGATGTACAGAAAGATTCTTTCTTTACCCGTTTCCTTTTTTACAGAAAGCAGAAAAGGAGATCTGATGTCCCGTATGTCAAATGACGTAGGTGAAGTTGAAGGTAATATTTTAGGAAGTTTAGTAGAATTGATCAATGCACCTTTTATGCTGATAAGCACATTGGTGACTCTTTTCTTTTTAAGTACAGAGATGACTCTTTTCTCCCTTCTGGTATTGCCGGTAATGGGAACTATGATTGCTTTAATAGGAAAAAGCCTGAAAAAAGACTCTCATGAAGCCCAAAATGAAATGGGAACTATTTTCTCAATCGTAGATGAAACATTGAAATCTACAAAGGTGATTAAGATTTTCAGTGCAGAAAAAATAATGGACAACCGTTTTATGCAGTCAATGCAGAAATGGATCAACAGCTCTATAAGATTAGGTAGAAAAAAGGAACTTGCATCTCCGATGAGCGAATTTTTAGGTTCGGTTACGTTCTTAATTATCGCTTGGTATGGGGGAAAACAAATCATTGTAGAACAAAGTATTTCCCCTGCAGATTTCTTGGTTTTCCTGGGAATTTTCTTCCAGATTTTACCTCCTGTGAAAAGTTTGTCTCAGTCAATTTCGAATGTACAGAAAGGAGAAGCTTCTCTTGAAAGAGTTTTAGCAATTCTGGATGCTGATGTGAAAATTGATGAAATAGAAAATCCTGTTTCCATCTCAACATTAAATCATTCTATCGAGTTTAATAATATTGGCTTTTTCTACGATAAAGACCATACAATTCTTAAAAACTTCTCACTTTCTATTCCAAAAGGGAAAACAGTAGCTCTTGTAGGGCAAAGTGGAAGTGGTAAAACAACCATTGCCAATCTTTTAGCAAGATTCTATGATGTTTCTGAAGGAGAGATCATGATTGACGGCACCAATATTAAACATTTAAAATTAGATGAATACCGCAAGCTTCTGGGTATGGTAACCCAGGAATCTGTATTATTTAATGATTCCGTTTATAATAATATCCTGATGGGTAAACCTGATGCGACAAGAGAAGAGGTGATTGCTGCCGCAAAAATTGCCAATGCAGATGCATTTATCACAACACTTCCTGAAGGATATGATTCCAATATCGGAGATGATGGCGGTAAGCTTTCCGGAGGTCAAAAGCAAAGAGTTTCTATTGCGAGAGCAGTATTGAAAAACCCTCCAATTATGATTCTGGATGAAGCAACCTCTGCACTGGACACAGAATCTGAAAGATTTGTACAGGATGCACTGGAGAAAATGATGGAAAACAGAACTTCTCTGGTAATCGCCCACCGTCTTTCAACCATTCAGAAAGCAGACTGGATCGTAGTGATGGAAAAAGGCGATATTGTAGAGCAAGGAACACATCATGACCTGATCGCGAAAAAAGGAATGTATAACAAGCTTGTTGAGCTTCAAAATTTCGACTAA